TTTGCTTATAAACACACAAGCTATCAAGGCTTAAAATGCAAGCATTGAAATGATAAGCAAGTTTATTGGCAAGTTCTGTTTTTCCGCAAGCTGTAGTTCCAATGAGTGCAAATTCAAAAAACATTAAAAAATATCCTAAATTTAAAATTATTTTAGTAAAATCATAACAAAAATATCTAAAAAAGAGTGAGAATGAATTTGATATATTCGAAAATTAAAGACATTTTAGATTTGATTGTTTTTAAGCATTCTATTTTTGCTTTGCCTTTTTTGTTTACTTCTATGATAGTAGCATCAAAGATTGTAAATGATAGTACTTGGTTTGGTTTTAAGGCTTTGATTTTAGGGGTTATTTGTGCGGTAAGTGCGAGAAATTTTGCTATGGCATTTAATCGTTTTGTTGATGAGGACATTGATAAACCTAATCCGCGTTGTAAAGATAGGCCAAATATTAGCGGAAAAATCGGAAAATTTAGCATTATTGCTTTTATTATTGCCAATGCTTTGATTTTTATTTTAAGCTCTTATTTTATCAATGCTTTGGCTTTTTATCTTTCTTTTCCTATACTTTTTGTTTTGGCTATTTACTCGCTTTTTAAGCGTTTTAGCTCTTTGGCACACTTGGTTTTGGGCTTTTGTCTAGGACTTGCGCCCATTGCAGGAAGTGTGGTTGTGATGGG
This genomic interval from Campylobacter sp. CCS1377 contains the following:
- the mqnP gene encoding menaquinone biosynthesis prenyltransferase MqnP, which gives rise to MNLIYSKIKDILDLIVFKHSIFALPFLFTSMIVASKIVNDSTWFGFKALILGVICAVSARNFAMAFNRFVDEDIDKPNPRCKDRPNISGKIGKFSIIAFIIANALIFILSSYFINALAFYLSFPILFVLAIYSLFKRFSSLAHLVLGFCLGLAPIAGSVVVMGEIHIYSVILCLGVMFWTAGFDLLYSLQDMEYDRSAGLHSIPAKFGLNATLFISAFCHLLAVLFWLLFVWVAPLGYIALCGVIISGVILLSEHFIVRKNFAKIDKAFFTLNGYLSMVFFIFIWVDLLWK